A genome region from Salvia splendens isolate huo1 chromosome 19, SspV2, whole genome shotgun sequence includes the following:
- the LOC121778615 gene encoding beta-galactosidase 16-like isoform X2, with translation MRMVVWRWVWLLGAVVAATAVGGASGGAVTYDGRSLIIDGHRKLIFSGSIHYPRSTPDMWPSLISKAISGGLDAIDTYVFWNLHEPQPGQYDFSGRRDLVSFIKEVHSHGLYVCLRIGPFIQGEWSYGGLPFWLHDIPNVQFRSDNEPFKFYMQNFTTKIVNMLKSENLYASQGGPIIISQINSCNGMMCGETFVGPNSPNKPAMWTEDWTHFYDNYGNTTKLRPAQDIAYHAALFIVNKTGSYINYYMYHGGTNFGRNASAFMITSYYDQAPLDEYGLIRQPKWGHLKEFHAAVKLCSQTILYGTKTNISLGPLQQAIVYNGENGECAAFLVNKDATSDPDVQFQDRTYRLPRKSISILPDCKTVAFNTAKVSSQYSTRTMAAVVKLNSPEKWQEFDEVIPSFNDTSLRSDSLLEQMNTTKDVSDYLWYTTSYEQSEELNSVITVDSRGHVLRTFVNGEFLGSGHGIYRNQSFSLESGASLKSGVNSISLLSIMIGLPDSGAFMEKRASGLRNVSIGDKDLTFSSWGYQVGLVGEKLQLYTEEGSSKAEWSKFNQSPQQLKWQDLMHLRGLIPSR, from the exons atgagaATGGTGGTGTGGCGGTGGGTGTGGTTGTTGGGCGCGGTGGTGGCTGCGACGGCGGTGGGTGGTGCAAGTGGCGGTGCCGTTACCTATGACGGAAGGTCGCTCATCATCGACGGCCACCGGAAACTCATCTTCTCCGGCTCAATCCATTATCCTAGAAGCACACCTGAT ATGTGGCCATCACTAATATCCAAAGCCATAAGCGGGGGACTAGACGCCATCGACACTTACGTTTTTTGGAACCTTCACGAGCCCCAGCCAGGACAG TATGATTTCAGTGGAAGACGTGATTTGGTGAGTTTTATTAAGGAAGTACATTCTCATGGCTTGTATGTTTGCCTTCGGATTGGGCCATTTATCCAGGGTGAATGGTCTTATGG AGGATTGCCCTTTTGGCTTCATGACATACCCAACGTACAATTCCGATCCGATAACGAACCATTTAAG TTTTACATGCAAAATTTCACTACAAAAATAGTGAACATGTTGAAATCGGAGAATTTATATGCTTCTCAAGGAGGACCCATCATTATTTCCCAG ATTAATTCTTGCAATGGGATGATGTGTGGAGAGACATTTGTTGGACCAAATTCACCAAATAAACCAGCAATGTGGACAGAAGACTGGACACATTT CTATGACAATTATGGCAATACCACCAAACTCAGACCAGCTCAAGACATCGCATACCATGCTGCTCTATTCATAGTCAACAAGACTGGAAGCTACATAAACTATTACATG TATCACGGAGGAACCAATTTCGGAAGAAATGCATCCGCTTTTATGATAACTAGTTACTATGACCAAGCTCCATTGGATGAATATG GTTTAATCAGACAGCCAAAATGGGGTCATTTAAAAGAGTTTCATGCAGCAGTGAAGCTGTGCTCACAAACAATACTTTATGGAACAAAAACCAATATCTCTTTAGGTCCATTGCAACAG GCCATTGTCTACAATGGTGAAAATGGAGAATGTGCAGCATTTCTTGTGAACAAAGATGCAACAAGTGATCCTGATGTGCAATTTCAAGACCGAACCTATAGACTCCCACGAAAGTCGATTAGCATCTTGCCCGACTGCAAAACTGTCGCGTTCAACACGGCCAAG GTAAGTAGCCAATATAGTACAAGAACAATGGCTGCAGTTGTGAAGCTGAATTCACCAGAGAAATGGCAAGAATTCGATGAAGTTATTCCATCTTTCAACGATACCTCGTTGAGATCAGACTCACTCCTCGAGCAGATGAACACTACCAAAGATGTATCTGATTATCTATGGTACACTACAAG CTATGAGCAATCCGAGGAGTTGAACTCTGTGATCACAGTGGATTCTCGCGGCCATGTATTGCGCACATTTGTGAATGGAGAATTTCTCG GCTCGGGGCACGGGATCTATAGGAATCAAAGCTTCAGTTTGGAAAGTGGTGCCTCTTTGAAGAGTGGAGTAAACAGCATCTCCTTGCTAAGCATTATGATTGGCCTACCG GATTCAGGGGCATTTATGGAGAAAAGAGCTTCTGGATTGAGAAATGTGAGCATTGGAGATAAAGACTTGACCTTTTCTTCATGGGGATATCAG GTTGGATTAGTAGGAGAGAAGTTGCAGCTTTACACAGAAGAAGGCTCAAGCAAAGCAGAATGGAGCAAATTCAACCAATCTCCACAGCAACTTAAATG GCAAGATTTGATGCACCTGAGGGGACTGATCCCGTCGCGCTAA
- the LOC121778615 gene encoding beta-galactosidase 16-like isoform X1 yields MRMVVWRWVWLLGAVVAATAVGGASGGAVTYDGRSLIIDGHRKLIFSGSIHYPRSTPDMWPSLISKAISGGLDAIDTYVFWNLHEPQPGQYDFSGRRDLVSFIKEVHSHGLYVCLRIGPFIQGEWSYGGLPFWLHDIPNVQFRSDNEPFKFYMQNFTTKIVNMLKSENLYASQGGPIIISQINSCNGMMCGETFVGPNSPNKPAMWTEDWTHFYDNYGNTTKLRPAQDIAYHAALFIVNKTGSYINYYMYHGGTNFGRNASAFMITSYYDQAPLDEYGLIRQPKWGHLKEFHAAVKLCSQTILYGTKTNISLGPLQQAIVYNGENGECAAFLVNKDATSDPDVQFQDRTYRLPRKSISILPDCKTVAFNTAKVSSQYSTRTMAAVVKLNSPEKWQEFDEVIPSFNDTSLRSDSLLEQMNTTKDVSDYLWYTTSYEQSEELNSVITVDSRGHVLRTFVNGEFLGSGHGIYRNQSFSLESGASLKSGVNSISLLSIMIGLPDSGAFMEKRASGLRNVSIGDKDLTFSSWGYQVGLVGEKLQLYTEEGSSKAEWSKFNQSPQQLKWYKARFDAPEGTDPVALNLGTMGKGAAWINGESIGRYWISFHQPNGLPSQIWYNIPRSFLKPSDNLLVLFEEEAGDPLGVSVDTVSITKVCGHVSGSNPPAVASYLRQRGRRPKVQLRCPPSKNISNILFASFGSPLGDCSSYVLADPSVLKTMQVKMTQRRSKSVIYVMLHL; encoded by the exons atgagaATGGTGGTGTGGCGGTGGGTGTGGTTGTTGGGCGCGGTGGTGGCTGCGACGGCGGTGGGTGGTGCAAGTGGCGGTGCCGTTACCTATGACGGAAGGTCGCTCATCATCGACGGCCACCGGAAACTCATCTTCTCCGGCTCAATCCATTATCCTAGAAGCACACCTGAT ATGTGGCCATCACTAATATCCAAAGCCATAAGCGGGGGACTAGACGCCATCGACACTTACGTTTTTTGGAACCTTCACGAGCCCCAGCCAGGACAG TATGATTTCAGTGGAAGACGTGATTTGGTGAGTTTTATTAAGGAAGTACATTCTCATGGCTTGTATGTTTGCCTTCGGATTGGGCCATTTATCCAGGGTGAATGGTCTTATGG AGGATTGCCCTTTTGGCTTCATGACATACCCAACGTACAATTCCGATCCGATAACGAACCATTTAAG TTTTACATGCAAAATTTCACTACAAAAATAGTGAACATGTTGAAATCGGAGAATTTATATGCTTCTCAAGGAGGACCCATCATTATTTCCCAG ATTAATTCTTGCAATGGGATGATGTGTGGAGAGACATTTGTTGGACCAAATTCACCAAATAAACCAGCAATGTGGACAGAAGACTGGACACATTT CTATGACAATTATGGCAATACCACCAAACTCAGACCAGCTCAAGACATCGCATACCATGCTGCTCTATTCATAGTCAACAAGACTGGAAGCTACATAAACTATTACATG TATCACGGAGGAACCAATTTCGGAAGAAATGCATCCGCTTTTATGATAACTAGTTACTATGACCAAGCTCCATTGGATGAATATG GTTTAATCAGACAGCCAAAATGGGGTCATTTAAAAGAGTTTCATGCAGCAGTGAAGCTGTGCTCACAAACAATACTTTATGGAACAAAAACCAATATCTCTTTAGGTCCATTGCAACAG GCCATTGTCTACAATGGTGAAAATGGAGAATGTGCAGCATTTCTTGTGAACAAAGATGCAACAAGTGATCCTGATGTGCAATTTCAAGACCGAACCTATAGACTCCCACGAAAGTCGATTAGCATCTTGCCCGACTGCAAAACTGTCGCGTTCAACACGGCCAAG GTAAGTAGCCAATATAGTACAAGAACAATGGCTGCAGTTGTGAAGCTGAATTCACCAGAGAAATGGCAAGAATTCGATGAAGTTATTCCATCTTTCAACGATACCTCGTTGAGATCAGACTCACTCCTCGAGCAGATGAACACTACCAAAGATGTATCTGATTATCTATGGTACACTACAAG CTATGAGCAATCCGAGGAGTTGAACTCTGTGATCACAGTGGATTCTCGCGGCCATGTATTGCGCACATTTGTGAATGGAGAATTTCTCG GCTCGGGGCACGGGATCTATAGGAATCAAAGCTTCAGTTTGGAAAGTGGTGCCTCTTTGAAGAGTGGAGTAAACAGCATCTCCTTGCTAAGCATTATGATTGGCCTACCG GATTCAGGGGCATTTATGGAGAAAAGAGCTTCTGGATTGAGAAATGTGAGCATTGGAGATAAAGACTTGACCTTTTCTTCATGGGGATATCAG GTTGGATTAGTAGGAGAGAAGTTGCAGCTTTACACAGAAGAAGGCTCAAGCAAAGCAGAATGGAGCAAATTCAACCAATCTCCACAGCAACTTAAATGGTACAAA GCAAGATTTGATGCACCTGAGGGGACTGATCCCGTCGCGCTAAATCTTGGCACGATGGGGAAAGGCGCAGCATGGATCAACGGTGAGAGCATCGGGCGCTACTGGATCTCCTTTCACCAGCCTAACGGCTTGCCTTCGCAGATATG GTACAATATACCGAGATCCTTCCTCAAGCCTAGTGACAACCTCCTAGTACTATTCGAGGAAGAAGCCGGGGATCCTCTAGGCGTATCAGTGGACACTGTGTCTATCACAAAAGTATGCGGGCACGTCTCAGGTTCCAATCCGCCTGCAGTGGCTTCATATCTGAGGCAACGGGGGAGGAGGCCTAAAGTCCAGCTGCGTTGCCCTCCGAGCAAAAACATCTCTAACATTTTGTTTGCAAGCTTTGGGAGCCCTTTGGGTGATTGCAGCAGCTATGTGTTAGCGGATCCCTCAGTTCTGAAAACAATGCAAGTGAAGATGACTCAAAGAAGAAGCAAATCAGTAATATATGTCATGCTGCATCTATGA